From the genome of Marasmius oreades isolate 03SP1 chromosome 1, whole genome shotgun sequence:
TTTAAGCTGCCACTGGAAACCTCAGGGAGTAATGTTCTCTTCGAGGTCGAAGCAGTGAAAGCGAGATATGAAGAAACCAACAGGTACTCGAGCTTTAGCGGTTTCCAGTCACCTGCAATGGCTCAATCACGGTTATTCTCGTTTCAACCACCAGATTACTTGGCTCCTTGTTTCTATCAAGAAGACAGGAATTGACGGACGACGACAAGGAAAGGCCTCATCGATGATCAAAAGATAGTCGCCCGAATTGAGACTAGGAAGACGTTCACTTTGGTTCGTTTCCATATTTGCCAAATGTGAAGCTCTCTGACACTCCGCTTTGAAAATAGGTTGTTATCTTCATCTCTTCATTGCATACGTCGTTACTCGACACCTATACTCATCTTTCGTGCATCTGTATTTTACTCAACAGCATCTTACCATTTCTCAATCCCTGCCAACGATATCATTGATGGCGTGCATTGCTGGTACTTATTTATCTGAACGGCCCATCTCATCTCAGATAATAGACATACGGCATGGACTCATTATCCCGCAGTTCCTGAGATTCCTGCCTTAATGAACATAATCAAATCTAAGGAACGTTCAAGTGGATATGCTGTTTGAATGCGTTGCTCAACTCTTCATTCAAAAGCCGCCCTAGTGACCGTTTGTCTCTGGAATATGTCCATTTATCTCCTTCTTGCGAATAATCGTACCTTTTCGGTCCACTATAAAAAACCACATTGGAATGTTGATCTAGGCCAAAACAATTGTACGACGTACCTGAAGGGGGAAGACAACCATATCTGCTTATTGGGTGGTTGTTTGTTTATCACATAGGTTCCTTGCTCTCCGAGTTTCAATGTAAGAACACCACTCTTGTGAAGTGGAGTTACTATCAGACGCTCTAAGAGGTCCAAAATGCACGTACGTGGTAATCAATCTCATATTTGGGATTGCCATGCTCGTCGAGTATTCTCTCTAAATCTTCGACTAAGGTGTCCATAACTTCGTCCGATAACCTGTCATAATCTGCAGTTGATAATTCGCTATTGGATTGAATTCAATTGACGAGCCAGAGTCAGCTTGAGCTAGAAGCGAAGCCAACCTGACGTTGATGTGGGGCGGTGGTGTAGCTAGGCAGCGTTTTTGAGGATGAAGTGATAGTTTGTTTAAAGAGAAACGCGTTGTCCGATAAAGTGGTTTTGAATGGTGCGCAAAAAGGGCGAGACGGGGGAGAAAGCGAGAAGCTGCAGAGGCcatgtcgatgtcgatgtagtTAAAAATGATGTGCCGCGTAGGGAGTCGGAGCCCAGGGACCGCgttttgaacgtttgaaccctAATAGGCGTAATAACGTGCCTGATATTCAAGCCTCCTGAACACCCTTGGACCAGTGAAGTTATACCCTAACTGTCGAGCGATTTAACCTAGTACTCTATGGCTGGCAACTCAGAAATTTTATGTGATATCAGACAAGATTTGCAGATGAGTGAGTATAGAGTGTATCTaattctttccttccttggACACCCACTCCAACCAAGAGCCTTCGTAATTGCAGATACTAGAGAGAAAAATGATTCAGCAACCAGAAGGGACCATTAATTATCCACCGAACCCACACGGTGTATCCATTGCGTTTTGCGATATCGCTTGCCGTTGCGCTTCTCTTGCCACTCCTACAATAGAATGTGATTTCCTGATTCTTTTGAGGTTTCGGAAAACCGTGCTTCTGCTTAAAATCTTCCGCAGAGGTCTGTAAAGACTCGCTGAGCACAGAAAGGGGAAGGTTGACCGCAGACGGAATCATCCCTTGTATGACTTCGTCGGGTTCACGAACGTCAATTAAGAAAGCGCTCTGCAAAGAGTTTGAAGTCATCCACAGAATGTTAGAACAGATTCCACTAACTGGACTCGGACTTTGCGTCTTGGGCTTCAATTGGTCGTAGGTAATTATTCTGACATTCCAATCAGTCTGAACATCACTTTTCCGAGATGATGTGAGGGGCGGGGTTTGAGTCGACTGAAGACGGACGGCGGAAATTCTTGGCTGAACATATCTCGCAGACCGAATGAGAGAAAAAGCAATGGGACGACCGACTCTTGCCAGCGAAGCACGGTACATTCTTAGGCGACGAGGATTCAAAAGGTGATGAAGAGCGGGAGGACTGAAAGAGCTGATTATATACCTGCGCTATTGACTCTTGAATGATAATGACGCCATTATTAAGTGTGTTCAACGATCCAAAAAAGCCTCTAGCAGTCTTTCAAATGGACAAACCAGTATCAATTCACTTTCTAAGGGAATAAGAGTGACATGACGGGGTATCGACGGTGTATCGATACCTTGCTAGTGTCTGGTTCTCCGCGTGGACCACTTTGCTGTTTATGGAAATGGTCACGCCACATAATATCATATAGGAGCTCATGTCACGGAAACTGCTCTTCCACACACCGCACCATGGATATGGGACAAGGTTCCTCTGGGGGCATCTCAATGATGTCCATGATGACTCCTTGGTTACATTTCAACAGCTCGAGTGACACCCTGCTTTTACAGTCGTGGCAACCTAAATCGTCGGGGGCGATTGCGGGTGCCTGCATTGGATTGGTAGTTGTATGCCTCCTAGAGCGTTGGCTTTCCGGTATACGGGCTGTGATGGAAGCGTATTGGCGAAACCGGTGAGCACTAGTACTATGGACCAACCAATCTTCAAACTGTATTGTTCACTACCTCGTTCTTTTAGCATTCTGGTCATCACAGGGACCGAGAAAAAGAACGAATCCTCCGAAGCCTCGTCGGAGAAATGCTGCGCGTCTGGTCCTGTTATCGATTCAGTTGAGGAGCAATCTTCCAAGCCGCTCAGAACAACAACGTTTTCTCGGACTCTCCCGCCGTTCATCCTTACTCACGACATTCCTCGTGGGTTACTTTACGCTGTTCAGGCCCTCTTGGGCTATATTCTCATGTTATCCGTGATGTAAGCCTCGATGTCTACCGTTTTTGCTGTTTTCACATACTTTGTTTCTACAAGGACGTTCCAAGCCGCCTACATCATATCGATTATTCTGGGCATGGGTGCTGGAGAAATGCTTTTTGGCCGTATGGGAAATATTGGCGGACATGGCATATTGCACTGAATCCCATGCATGTGAACTTGCGAGTCAACGAAGTGTACATATGTGTATTGTAAGTATAAAACAGTGTTTCACAGTCTCGAGATGATAGTACTGCTATACTTACTGCCGAGCGGTCGCTATCGACACGATCTACCAGAACTTGGCACTTGCAAGCGCCAAGCGAATGTCCGAGATGAAAAAGTTTTTTCCTCTTGGTTTATAAACCATGCAAGTACAGTTCCTTCGATCGTAATTCTGGCAATGCCCTTCACTCCGTTTGCTTTCCTTCTTGCGTTCTGCACCTCTGCAGTCAGGGCTCATTTCCGACTGCAGTTCCCGGATCCCCgtggagcttttgtagctcAGAAAGAAATCGATTTTTGCGGTATGGCTTCGTGTCAAGTGCGCGGGGAGTCATTGGCTTATCGATTTTATAGGTGGATACACAGACGCGGTCAACAACAGGACAGCATTCCCGCTTTCTGGCGGAATGATCTCGATCAGTAGTGGCCACGAGAATTTTGTTGGTGAGTACGCGACTCTTGAATATATCTACGAGGAGATGTTAAGATACTATGCACAGTCGGAGTGCTTCTGTCTACCTCCCAGAATGCCAATACTTGGGAAGCCTTCAACAACGCCGGTGGGCAGCAGCAACTTGTCCGTAACTACGCTCGGCAACCCAGTGCAGGAACCTTTTGCATTCCTCTGGACCTCAATTCGACTGGCATTGCCGGAGTGCAGGAGGGTACAAACGTCACTATCCAGGTTGGTGGTGATCAGTTGTTGCACGAATGTACGATAATCTTAGTCTTCATACTAGATCGTTTACTTGGGAGGAGATGGCAATCTGTACCAGGTTAGACCCCTGTCTCAAACTGTTGCTGATAGCTTATTTTGGCTTTAGTGTGCAGATCTGACGTTGGCAAACAATGCCACTGTCCCGTCCTGTACAAATCAGACTCAAAGTAGTCACGGCAGTggatcttcctcttcgaacGGCTCAAATGCTAACACTCCTGTTGCGGCGTTCTCGGCCTTGTTCTCGTTGTTTGTAGTCTTCGTCACTGCATTCTTGTAATTGGCTATTTGTGTATAATAACGATTCTCAGGAGCCTACCGACGGCTCCCACTGCTAAAAATAGGCTCTCAAACAAAAAAGTTTTTATACGCGACAATATATTATTTAACTGGAAATTAGATGCCTCTTCAGAATTACATCGCGTCATGTTCTTTCAGATCGCCCTTCAACTCTCTCTTCTGCTTTTGACAACAGCACACTTCCAGCTTCAATTCCCTTCACCGCGAGGACCATTCAACGAGGATCAAGAACCAAACTTTTGCGGTCCGTATCTTCCTTCAGCCTCACTGCGGTTCTCATTTGAAAATATCATAGATGGTTACACCACTCCGGCAAGCAACAGGACTCAGCTCTCCTTGACCGACAGCTACATATCTCTGGTGTCTGAACATCCCAGCTGGGTCGGTGAGTATCAGAAATCTCCTTCTCGCTCCAAATCAACGGGTATCCCCAGTAACGGTTCTCCTGGCCAACACTCCCAACCCTACGTCGTTCGACAACTTTACGCAAGTCACTGCCTTCACCAAGAACACTGGAGAAGGGACTTTTTGTATGCCGTTTAGCCTGACACAGAGCAATGCGACAGCCCTCGGTCTCCAGGATGGGCAGAATGTTACGCTTCAAGTAAGTGACTTCttgaatccatgtggaaatCTTCTGACGCTCGTTTGCCAAGGTTCTATTTGCTGCCGACGACGGTAAATTATTCCAGGTCTGATTTTCTGGCTTCGTTCTTCATGCCCTCGTCACTGACCCTTCCAACGTCCCTAGTGTGCCGATGTAACGCTTTCCAACTCTTCCACAAATGCTCAACCTAGTTCTGGCTGTCAACCTGCACAGCTTCAAGCAAGCAGCAATGGAAGTAGCGGTAGTGGTACGAGCGGAAAAAATGGCGTCGCCGAGAAGCTGACTGGGCGCACGAGTATTCCGAGTGCCATAGCGATGATTCTCATCACATTTGGCCTCCTCCATGCTTTCTAAGTATGATAGCTAGGGCTGTTGAGACGATTATGTATGTACCTCTTTTCGGATAGATCGCAGCAATGAACAATCGCGATCAACTCTCGATCACAATCCACCCGGACCACCCGGTGGCTTTGAGCTGTATGTTAGATTGGAAGCGCTGTGAGGAGATCAATTCAGTAgtctgttcttctccttccgCAGCTAGATATCTCGGTTGCCCCGGCCACCACCACGGTACTGGCTTCGGGTTCCGCGGTGATTCCGCAGGCTTTGCCGTTGCAAGTTAAAAGGAATGGGGGGGGGATTACTGCAACTGTCTGTCCTGTCATCGAATGGGCATCATTTTCGGACTTCGACCGAAAGAATCTGCATGGGAGGTggtgaaaagaagaagcgTCGAGCCCGTCTTAATGTACCacggagatgaaggtaaTACCAAACGCCTCTCCGCAGCAGCTATGCTCACCTCCAAAATACCAGACTTGAATATCATGAAGATTCAAGATCGAAATATCCACAGGAGCTTTGTTTTCGAAGTCAGCAGCAATAGTGCGAAGTTGCGTTCAGTGACACGAAACGCCATCATATTTGCACGTCAACAGTTACTGTCGGAATTCTCCCAGAAGGGTTACAATACTCTTATGTTGGAAGGGTAAGTCACCATCACGTCCTCCGGTGTTGTTGAGAAGTGACGAATCATCTTGTACCAAAAGTTGGATGTTGGCCATATACAAAAAGGAGAAACTTCACCGTATCGAAATACAGTATACTGGCCGCCGTACGTTTCTTTCCTACAGGCCGACGTTGTCAATCTAAAAGCACTGACCTCTTTTTACATTTCCTTCAGCCGCATACGTTCGAGGGAAGTTTGATGACACTAGAAGGCCACCATTTATGGAAGAGGTCCTGGCTGACTGTCTGCAGACTTGAAACAACAATTCCATGCAAAAGTCAAGAAAACACCGTGGTAGACTGGATATAGGGTATATAATCCGTATGAACGACATACCCTTCTTACACGTATCGCGTCGAGGTTGGGACCAGTTCACCTATCCTTGACTATCTTGCTAGTCGGTCTCAAGGCATACCCAGTCCATGACTGTAGAGGGAGTTGATAGAGCATGTTAATTATTGTAATACTTATCCTCACCTCATCGTATAACCCGACTTTCGGTGCCCCCAATAGTTTTAAACCAAGCCATAGAACGCCAGCCGTCATGCCGCTACCGCAGGTGGTTACAACTGATTTCTGTCCGTTAATGATGGACTCCGCTTGTGAAGAACCGACCGCTTCGTTTAACGCCCTTCGAATATCGGCGGTGGATCGAACGGTCGTGTAGCTTGTTGGTCCCTCGTGTGTTTGCAAAAACACGTGAAAAGGAAGAGCGATCGAGTTTGGAATGTGACCAGATGAGAGTCCGGGTCGAGGCTCGGGATCCGTTCCAAGATAGCTGCGTTCTGTATCAGTCCATGTATGCACGGTCAAACTGGAGATGCGTACCGTCCCCGCGACCTCGCGTCAAGAACAACCTCTGCATGCTGAGACGACGGATCGTGCTCCGCGTTTTCGACTACTTGTTCATAGCCTTGCAAGAATTCAAAAGTCAGGAAGGAAGACCAAGTTGAGGAAGATACTCACTTCGCACAGAGCTCGTATCGAGGGAAGGTTTGGAATAGTGGGTTGTATGTGGCTGCTGCTCTTGTCCACTCTCTGTCGATAGTCCCTCCACTTCCCAGAAAGGTAAACCGCCGTTAAGAATGCTCGAGTTGGAATGCCCAAAGCTTCGGAACATATATAAGGCTCGgggagaagagaagacgCCATGTGTGTCGTAACTAGTAACAAGTCAAGGTTTGAGTAATGGTTGAGAACGACGACAGACATTACTACATGAGTGTTTGCGCGAATACCGAAGCTTTCTTGAAGAGAAGGTGAACAACAAGTGACCTTGAATGTAGCGTAAATACTCACCACAAGCTGTCGCGAACGTAGCCTCTGACGGTAACATGTGCTTCAACCCGAGGGGATGAGGACTCGCGACCTGATCAGACAAAGGAAGTAATGACACACATTAAagcagagagagagatgtCCTTCATACCGCGTCGAGATCCAAAAACTGAGCTTTCGGGATGTGTTTCGCAAGGAATTCTTCGCGTCCGTTTCTTGGAGAATTTGGCATGAACCAGGTCGCATCAAGCACCTTCACATTTTCTTCGCGGTTGAGAAGTTCTTGTAGCTGTAGCGGAAAAAGTAGATACGGTGCActccttgaacttgaatggGTGAACCTCTTAGCCAGGTGTAGGGATCCGAGGCGTGGAAGGACCATCTGGGTCGTGAATGAACAAATCACAAACAAGCGCTAGCGGCTCAGTTCTCCTGCCTCGTCCCAACTCCGACGACTTAACGACAGATGCCTGCAGAACACAGCACCTGGTTGATTTCTGTACCTTTGAACGGTGATACGGAATGCCTCGCTCAGGAATTGTCTTCCAAACTAGCGCAACAGTCTAAATCCTTCTCTCCAACTTCACTCCATGAACTGTCGATTCCGTCATTCAAGGTCATACCGTCACCCTATTACTTGTCTCTTCGCTGAAGAATATTGATGTTCAGACTGGGACGCTCGATTCCCTCGTATCTCTTTCTGAAGAACTACCTAAACAAGACACCTTCTTCA
Proteins encoded in this window:
- a CDS encoding uncharacterized protein (BUSCO:EOG09263FGN), giving the protein MVLPRLGSLHLAKRFTHSSSRSAPYLLFPLQLQELLNREENVKVLDATWFMPNSPRNGREEFLAKHIPKAQFLDLDAVASPHPLGLKHMLPSEATFATACESFGIRANTHVVIYDTHGVFSSPRALYMFRSFGHSNSSILNGGLPFWEVEGLSTESGQEQQPHTTHYSKPSLDTSSVRSYEQVVENAEHDPSSQHAEVVLDARSRGRYLGTDPEPRPGLSSGHIPNSIALPFHVFLQTHEGPTSYTTVRSTADIRRALNEAVGSSQAESIINGQKSVVTTCGSGMTAGVLWLGLKLLGAPKVGLYDESWTGYALRPTSKIVKDR
- a CDS encoding uncharacterized protein (BUSCO:EOG092659DX); this encodes MASAASRFLPRLALFAHHSKPLYRTTRFSLNKLSLHPQKRCLATPPPHINVSELSTADYDRLSDEVMDTLVEDLERILDEHGNPKYEIDYHSGVLTLKLGEQGTYVINKQPPNKQIWLSSPFSGPKRYDYSQEGDKWTYSRDKRSLGRLLNEELSNAFKQHIHLNVP